Part of the Caulifigura coniformis genome, TGCTGCGGCTCTTGAACTGGGCGACTCTTCAGGAATTGCGGATGCCGTTTGCGAGTCTTCCTGAACTGCAGACCGCGGGGAACGCGCCGGCCACCTGGGAGAATCGACAGGTGGATTTCGCGCGATACGCCAAGACGACTCCGTTGCTCCCGCCGGAACTCGCCGATGCGGCGCACATCATCCCGCAGGGCGACACCATCTCGGCCTGGCAGGGATTCATGATTGGAGTCCAGCAACGAAGAAATCTGACGGCCGTCGCGATTGCGCTGCAGCGACATCGGCTGCTGGAGGGCACTTTCCCGGTCTCCCTCGGCGATCTTGCCTCCCCGCTGCCACACGATCCGTTCACCGGCCAGCCGTTCTTCTTCCAGTCTGGTTTGGCCGACGCCAAGCCGTTGGAGGCCGCGGCCGTCACGTCGATTCCACGGAAGCAGCCGGTCTTGTGGTCGGCGATCGATTCGCAGACCTCAAACATGACGCTCTACTGGATGAAAGTCTCCGAGCGGCTCCAGTATCAGCCCCAGCGGGTTCTGGTTCTTCCAACCAATGAAGACCCCATTCTTGCGAACCTCGACTGGCCGCTCCAACAGTTGCCCGATCCTCCGGATGTGGTCCCCATGGAAGGCATGATGAGTGGGGGGGAGGATCTGGGAAATGTCCCGGCGGCGCCGGAGGACCTGTAGCAGGGTCCCTACAATCGCCGCGACCGCCCTGTTGGTCCTGGTCTGCCTACTCTCCGGAAGCACCATCCTCGATGGTCAATTCTGTCGCGGAGCAATGGTTCCCGTTGCCACACCCCTAAACATTGATACGCTGGCGGGTGAAGCGGGGGACGTACATACGCTGCTGTTGCGATGGGTCTCGTTCGCAGATCTCGGGGGATGTTTCGATGGCTGAAGGCACGATCAAGAAATTGACAGATAAGGGCTTCGGGTTCATCAATACGGGCAAGGGCGCCGATCTGTTCTTCCATATGTCGAACCTGGAAGGTGTTCAGTTCGACGATCTGCGTGAAGGGCAGCGGGTTTCTTATAATGAAGGCCGCGGCCCCAAGGGCGCCCGCGCGGAGAACGTTCGCCCCATCTAATGGACTGCGAATGATTCTGGATTCCGAAGGCCCGCGAAAGCGGGCCTTCTTCATTTCTATCCCGGAGTTCTGTGGGGCGCCCTGCCGCGATCAGGGATCGCTTCGCAGCACCGTGAGTTCCGGCTTCAGGCTGACCTGGTAGCTCGCCAGACGCTCGATCTTCGGACCGCTCCCGCGAACCAGAACCAGCTTGACGTCCGTGTTCTGAAACGGCCTGACGGCTGCCTCGGGATCAGCCAGTTCGTACGACGCCAGGCGGAACCCGGCCCGCAGGTCGTCATCGGTGAAGCGGACTGGCGGAGTCCGCTTCCGCAGGGAAGAAACCTTACCTGCTTTCCACGAATCGAGTGCGGTAATCAGCAGCTCCCGCGCCGCACGGTCGTCCTCGGCCGATTCGGTGGTCGTGACAGACACCCGGCATCCAGCCGTGATCAGACAGAGGGTGATGAGGAGGAAACGCATGCGGATGGCCCGGGCTTTTTGTTGACAGATTTCAGGATCACCCGACTCGTCCCGATCAAAACTCGCTCACGACTTCGCCGGAACCCACGGTCCCCAACCTGCGCCAGACATGTCCGTCGAGCGACGAGGAGATGAAGCGAACAGCCCCGTCTCCCAGGAGCGAATGCACGCCGCCCGTATGGTGGCTGCGCGAAGTCACTGCGGCCCATGTCGGACCGCCGATGCGTTCCCGCCGTGTGATCAGGTCGACATCCGGGTGTTCCATGGCAGGGCCCCCCGGCGTTTTCTTGTTTGGCGGCCAGGCCGTCGTGAATCCGTTGTGATGCACGGCCATCTCGGCCCACTGGGAATGAGCGTTCAGAAGCACCGAACAGCCTCCTCCGTTGTATTCGGGAGCGACCGAGAGGGGATCCGCATCCGGTGAAGGGATGTTGTTGTAGTCGTTGATATTTGCGAACTGCGCGCAATCGCGGATATGCACCTGGTAGTTCTTCACCTCGGACATCAGCAGCGTGCTGCTCGTTCCATCGGTAAAGTCGCGCCATTTCCGGCTGAGGTTCACGCCGAACGCCGACCGCGTGATCGGCGCCGCGGGCGTCGTGAAGCCGCCCCACACATACCAGTCGCCCATCGAGAACCCGTAGTTGACGCCTCCAATGTTGCCGAACGTCGCGTGCAGGAATGGCTCTGAACGAGGTTCGGAAGGGCACATGAACACGTTGATGACGCGGGCCACAGCCGGGAGATTGACGACCGAGCCGTATGCCGAATCCTTGTCGATTCCCGCGTAGACGTTCCCCTGCTCGAGGAAGGGGAGGATGCGTCCGTGTGGACTCATATAGCCGGTCCACAGCGTCGCCCCGCGCTGTTCGATCACGGCCGTCGGCGGCAGGCAGCCGAGCATCGATTCGTAGTTATGAATCGCCAGCCCAAGTTGCTTGAGGTTGTTTTTGCACTGCGTCCGGCGGGCCGCTTCGCGGGCCTGTTGCACAGCGGGCAGCAGCAGCCCGATCAGGATCGCGATGATGGCGATCACGACGAGCAGTTCGATCAGCGTGAAACCCCGGCGTGGTGACATGGGTCGGTCGCTCGAGTGGCCCTGGTTGAAAGTGACGGTCACGGAGTTTTGCTCACGGGAACGTGGCGCGGATACTCATAACGTCCGACGTTGTCGCGGACCCATTCGTAGTAAAAACGCACCCCGCGGTCGCTGACCTTCCGGCCGTACCCTCCCATCTCGGCGTGAGGGGCGGTTCCACTGTTGTTGGTGATCCCCTGAACGAACGCGGAGTGGAACATGAATGCCGAGTTTTCGGCGGCCTTGTACGTTTCACAGTCACGATAGACCGCGGCGATGCCGGCCTCTCCAAACACTCCGTCATTCTGATAGACGTCCTGCCGCAGCATCTCGACGTTGACGACGAAGCCCGTCGTCGCGATCGGCATATCCTTCTGAATCAGCCGGACATCCATGCCGGGATAGGTGTCTTTGGTCTGGGTATCCGCATCGGGGCAGATTCCGACCTCGATGTCGGGGGCGACGTCCTTGAACCATTTCGTCAGCTTGGCCTTCTTCTGTTCTCCGTTCGGCTCGCGAAAGATCTCCTTGTCGATCCGCTCGGGATGGCTGAACTCGTGCATGATGTCGATGAACACGTTCTTCAGCTTTCGGGTGCTGAGGAACCGGGCCGCCTGTTCGATCGCCTGTTGAATCGCTGCGTCGTCATAGAATTCCTGGTCCTTGCGGGGCGTGAACAGTCCGACCATGACGACCATGCCCCGCTTGTCCGCCTCGCGGATGATGCGCTCCAGCCGCTCCGCAAACTCCGGCTTCAGCAGGCCGTCACGCGTGAAGCCGTTCGCTGCGACATTCGGATCGGGCCAGCCGGCGTTGCTTCCCTGGATGTAGACGCCGATCAGGTTGATCCCGTGGGCCACCATGTTGTCCAGGTTCTGGATGTGCCGCTGCGTAACCACTTCGCTGTGAATCGCGTTACCGCAGCGGATGCCCCACAGCCGCACTTCCTGGCCGCCCAGGAACGGCCGGTCGTTGCGGATCTCGAACTCCCTGGTCGCCACAGGTTCGGCTGCGCTGGCGTTGGAAATCCCGATCCACAGCGCGCAGTGACAGAAGAAATGCCCGAAGAACCACCGGTTCAGCATCGGCCTTGTCCGTATTCGATGGATTTGTATGGGTGTCAGAACGCGCCGTCAGGGGGGGCACGTCAGCACCGAAAGCCACGCCCAATGGGATGCCTACGTTATCCAACTGAACTCTGTTGGCCAAATACAGGTTCGCGCAGCTGAAACCGCGGACACAATTCCTGGTGGGAAATTGTCCAGCGCGCACAAATGCGCGGCCGTCAGCAGCTGGAGGCATCCACCGTCGGGGTGGTCAAAACTCGACGCGATACCGCTGCGTGAGCTTTTTACGAACCTCGGCGGTCGCGTTGTCGATCAGTCGCCAACCTTCGACGCGGCGGGCCGTCGCCATGTTCCCCTGCGTCACGTCGATCTGGTTCGCGCTCGCCTGGGTGGCTGTTGCGCCCGAGGCGCTCACGCCGTAATAACCGTCCCACGACACCCCAGTCCGCAGTCCCGATTTGGATGCTCCCGCCGACAGCCCGCGTCCCCGCCGGGCACTCGCCATCACCCGGAGCGTCTGGGCCGTGTTCTCGCCCCACACGAGCAGTTCCTCATCGACGTCCAGGCTCGGCAGGCGATCGATCTTGGCAGCGTATTTGTCCATCCAGACGGCATCCATTCCGCCGCGCGGATCCTGCTTGGAGCGGTCGCCTCGGAGATCATCCAGAAGCGAGACTGCCGATTTGAAGTAGAGCTGCGACTTCGCGGCCATCTGGTCGGCGGAACTCGGCGTGGTCTCCGGCGGCGACTCGGCCGCTGCAAGCTCCACGTTCGGCACCTCCAGCAGGCTCATCAGCCGTCGCAGCGCGCCGGGCGACAGTTCTCCTTCCGCGACGACAGTGCTTCCTCGGATCTCGAAACGGTGGTCAGCAATTTCCGGAAGTTCGACGCCGGCGTTCTGCATCGCGCTGACCAAGAGCGTTTTCGCGATGGCGGCGGAGAAGGTGACCGTTTTCCCGAAGTCGATCCGAGTGGTGGCTTTCACTTCTTTCGCGACGGCGATCTCCACGGTCAGGCCGCGCAACGTCTCCAGTTGAGGCGCGAGGTCCTCCGGCCTGACCGTCCCGCCCGCTGGCAGCGTGATCTTCTTCAGGCCTTCCGCGATCGTTCTCGGTGACAAGGCATCCTGGAGTTCCATCGCGAGGACGATCTGGGTCTTGTCGTTTCCACCAGCCAGCGCCTTCTTCAGGTAGTCCGAAAGCCCGTTTCCTCCTTTGCGTCCTGCGTCGGCCACCCATTGGGACGCCGCTTGCCGGTGAGCTGGCGAGTACAGGCCAATCAGATTCTCGCCCAACGCAACGATGTACGCGTCGCCCGTCGTTGCGATGGCGTCCCGGCCGCGCAGTGTCTCCAGCTGGCCGCCGTTCGCCCGGGCGAGGCCGGCCATCGAAACCGGGGTCAGAAGTTTCATCACGGCCACTTCCGAGGCCGGTTGGAATTCCCTGTCCAGGACAAGCTGTCCCGCCACGAGCACGCTGCTTGCCTCCGGCGGCAGGAATGTCGCGCGGTCGACATAGGCGGCTTCCAGTTTCTTCGTCCACCCGCGTTCGGTCGCGAGAGGGCTCGATTTCAATGCGGCGACATCAATCGCGAGAATCGCGTTCGCATCGCGCTGCGTCGCCCCCGCGAGGTCCTCGAACTGGCCATAGGCCGACGACACGAATCCCCAGCAGACACAGACGAACATGCAGGATCGCCACAGCATTGGGTAGCTCCCGGAAATCGAAATGGTTAGGCACAACAGCACGCCGTCCGCAGCAAATGTCCGTGCTGGAATAGTAATCGCCAACGAAGCCCCGTGTCTCTGAAGCGAGCTTGCTTGATCGCCTGAATCGCCGCGGGGGCTGGCCGCCAATTCCGGCCTGAACCCGGTTGCAAATCCCCACCGTTCCATGACACTACCGCGCATGGACGACGATCTTTTCATTGAACGGGCGCTCGAATCGGCGACCGAAACCCGCTTTCTGCTGACGGCCGCCGGCGCCCGACATGACTCGGCCGCGGTGTTTGAGAAACAGTTCGGGACGGCGCCGGCCATCGTCATCACCGACGAAAGCACCTTCGCGGCGGCCGGACGCGACGTTGTCGACAGCTTCCACCGCAACGGCCATCCCGTTGCCGATCCCTTCGTCTTCGGGCCGGATGTGTACGCCGAGGACCGGTGCGTCCAGCAGTTGCAGGCGGCCTTGACCGGCGTCGAAGGCATCCCCGTCGCCGTCGGCTCCGGAACCATCAACGATCTTACCAAGCTCGTCGCCCACCGCCTGAATCGCCCCTATCTCGCGGTCGCGACCGCGGCCTCCATGGACGGCTTCACCGCCTACGGAGCCTCCATCACCGATAAGGGCTCGAAGCAGACCTTCGATTGCCCCGCCCCCCAGGCCGTCCTCGCGGATCTCGAAGTCATCGCCGCGGCGCCCCCCGGACTGAACGCCTCCGGCTATGCCGACCTCATCGCCAAGATCGCGGCCGGCGCCGACTGGATGATCGCCGACGCCGCAGGCATCGAACCCATTCGCCCGGATGTCTGGGCAACCGTTCAGTCGCGGCTGCACCACTGGGTTTCATCCCCCGCCGGCATCCGCAACTCCGACCCTACCGCGCTCCGCAGCCTGGTCGCGGGCCTCATGATGAGCGGCTTCGCGATGCAGGCTGCCCGGTCGAGTCGACCCGCGTCTGGGGCC contains:
- a CDS encoding sn-glycerol-1-phosphate dehydrogenase, with amino-acid sequence MDDDLFIERALESATETRFLLTAAGARHDSAAVFEKQFGTAPAIVITDESTFAAAGRDVVDSFHRNGHPVADPFVFGPDVYAEDRCVQQLQAALTGVEGIPVAVGSGTINDLTKLVAHRLNRPYLAVATAASMDGFTAYGASITDKGSKQTFDCPAPQAVLADLEVIAAAPPGLNASGYADLIAKIAAGADWMIADAAGIEPIRPDVWATVQSRLHHWVSSPAGIRNSDPTALRSLVAGLMMSGFAMQAARSSRPASGAEHQFSHLWDMQHHTHNGVAPSHGFKVGIGTLASIGLYDELIRRDLTSRSVDDLMQRWPTAEQLESKIRDLFEPGELAEKAVEETRAKYASRSQLREQMNRLHAAWPELKQRLQQQLIPFSRLRDMLAEAGAAFEPEQIGISRTRLRLSYEQAFYIRRRFTVLDLAMLSGEGEAAMDELFSHTGCWAAGAGRS
- a CDS encoding cold-shock protein; the encoded protein is MAEGTIKKLTDKGFGFINTGKGADLFFHMSNLEGVQFDDLREGQRVSYNEGRGPKGARAENVRPI
- a CDS encoding DUF1559 domain-containing protein is translated as MSPRRGFTLIELLVVIAIIAILIGLLLPAVQQAREAARRTQCKNNLKQLGLAIHNYESMLGCLPPTAVIEQRGATLWTGYMSPHGRILPFLEQGNVYAGIDKDSAYGSVVNLPAVARVINVFMCPSEPRSEPFLHATFGNIGGVNYGFSMGDWYVWGGFTTPAAPITRSAFGVNLSRKWRDFTDGTSSTLLMSEVKNYQVHIRDCAQFANINDYNNIPSPDADPLSVAPEYNGGGCSVLLNAHSQWAEMAVHHNGFTTAWPPNKKTPGGPAMEHPDVDLITRRERIGGPTWAAVTSRSHHTGGVHSLLGDGAVRFISSSLDGHVWRRLGTVGSGEVVSEF